In Hemitrygon akajei chromosome 12, sHemAka1.3, whole genome shotgun sequence, a single window of DNA contains:
- the prpf38a gene encoding pre-mRNA-splicing factor 38A produces MANRTVKDAHSIHGTNPQYLIEKIIRTRIYESKYWKEECFGLTAELVVDKAMELKYIGGVYGGNIKPSPFLCLTLKMLQIQPEKDIIVEFIKNEDFKYVRLLGALYMRLTGSAIDCYKYLEPLYNDYRKVKRQRRDGEFELIHVDEFMDELLHEERVCDIILPRLQKRYVLEEAEMLDTRVSALEEDMDDVDSSEDEDEDDKGDRMPTPEPPRRGYRDLDRPRRSPSPRYRRSRSKTPRRRSRSPKRRSPSPRRERHRSKSPRRHRSRSRDRRHRSRSKSPGHHRSHRHRSHSKTPERSKKSHRKSRRGNE; encoded by the exons ATGGCGAACCGGACAGTGAAAGATGCGCACAGCATCCATGGGACCAATCCGCAATATCTGATTGAAAAAATCATTCGCACCCGCATCTATGAGTCCAAGTATTGGAAGGAGGAATGTTTCGGGCTTACAG CGGAATTGGTTGTGGACAAAGCGATGGAATTGAAATATATTGGCGGTGTTTATGGTGGGAATATTAAGCCTTCCCCGTTCCTTTGCCTGACTCTCAAGATGCTCCAGATtcagcctgaaaaagatataattGTTGAATTTATAAAGAATGAAGATTTCAA ATATGTCCGATTGCTGGGTGCACTGTACATGCGGCTAACAGGCTCTGCTATTGATTGTTATAAATATCTGGAACCGCTTTATAATGACTATCGGAAAGTGAAGAGACAAAGAAGGGATGGAG AGTTTGAACTAATTCATGTTGATGAATTTATGGACGAGTTACTCCATGAAGAACGAGTTTGTGATATCATTTTGCCCAGGCTTCAG AAACGTTATGTGTTGGAAGAAGCAGAGATGCTGGATACACGAGTCAGTGCACTCGAGGAAGATATGGATGATGTAGACTCAAGTGAAGATGAGGATGAGGATGACAAG GGTGACAGAATGCCAACACCAGAGCCTCCACGAAGAGGTTACCGAGATCTTGACAGGCCTCGTAGGTCTCCCTCTCCGCGGTACAGGAGAAGCCGAAGCAAAACACCAAGGCG GCGCAGTAGGTCTCCCAAAAGAAGAAG CCCATCACCACGTCGTGAAAGGCATCGCAGCAAAAGTCCTAGACGTCATCGCAGTCGATCCAGAGATCGGCGTCACAGATCAAGATCCAAGTCTCCAG GTCATCACAGAAGCCACAGACACAGAAGTCATTCCAAAACACCTGAAAG ATCGAAGAAGAGTCACAGGAAGAGTCGCCGAGGAAATGAATGA